A genome region from Musa acuminata AAA Group cultivar baxijiao chromosome BXJ3-5, Cavendish_Baxijiao_AAA, whole genome shotgun sequence includes the following:
- the LOC135639102 gene encoding probable 26S proteasome non-ATPase regulatory subunit 3 — MTADVEMEVQAPSSSVPSATVPSTLQHLKEIASLIETGAQGKEVRRIVRAVRLTMMLRRKLRASVLSAFLGHVLPSGSEAFAKLSSFLPKDDEHDMDVDTAASAVQGPAKHCIPELEIFCYLIVLIYLIDQKRYNEAKACSSASIARLRNINRRTVDVIASRLYFYYSFSYELTNSLAEIRGTLLALHRMATLRHDELGQETLLNLLLRNYLHYNLYDQAEKLRSKAPRFEAHSNQQFCRYLFYLGKIRTIQLEYTDAKESLLQAARKAPVVARGFQIQCNKWAVIVRLLLGEIPERTVFMQKGMKKALTPYFELTNAVRIGDLELFKIVADKFSGTFSSDRTHNLIVRLRHNVIRTGLRNISIAYSRISLADVARKLRLDSPNPVADAESIVAKAIRDGAIDATIDHSNGWVVSKETGDVYSTNEPQIAFNSRIAFCLNMHNEAVRALRFPPNSNKEKESEETRRERQQQEQELAKHIAEEDDDDF; from the exons atgACGGCCGATGTAGAGATGGAGGTCCAGGCGCCGTCCAGTTCTGTACCCTCCGCCACTGTTCCTTCCACTCTTCAAC ATTTGAAGGAGATCGCGTCCTTGATCGAGACTGGCGCGCAGGGCAAGGAGGTGCGACGGATCGTGCGGGCTGTGCGCCTGACGATGATGCTTCGCCGAAAGCTCAGGGCGTCTGTGTTGTCCGCGTTCCTCGGCCACGTCCTCCCCTCGGGCTCCGAGGCGTTtgctaagctttcttcatttcttcccaaG GATGATGAGCATGACATGGATGTGGATACAGCAGCATCAGCTGTACAAGGTCCTGCTAAGCATTGTATACCGGAGCTGGAAATTTTTTGCTACTTGATTGTTCTCATATATCTGATTGACCAAAAGAGATACAATGAG GCTAAAGCATGTTCTTCTGCTAGCATTGCTCGCTTAAGGAACATAAACCGAAGAACCGTGGATGTTATAGCTTCCCGTTTGTACTTCTATTATTCATTCAGTTATGAACTCACAAATAGTCTTGCCGAGATTCGTGG gactcttcttgcattgcatagGATGGCGACCTTACGACATGATGAGTTGGGTCAG GAAACCCTTCTGAACCTTCTACTTCGCAATTATCTCCATTACAACTTGTATGACCAGGCAGAGAAGCTAAGGTCGAAAGCACCACGTTTTGAGGCACACTCGAATCAACAG TTCTGTCGGTATCTCTTTTACCTTGGAAAAATAAGAACCATTCAGTTGGAATATACTGATGCTAAAGAGAGCCTTCTGCAAGCTGCTCGGAAAGCTCCAGTTGTGGCCCGTGGATTTCAAATCCAGTGCAACAAGTGGGCAGTCATTGTCCGTTTACTTCTTGGCGAGATCCCTGAAAGAACTGTTTTCATgcagaaaggcatgaagaaggcttTGACACCATACTTTGAGCTAACTAAT GCTGTGCGGATTGGAGACTTGGAGCTATTTAAAATTGTTGCAGACAAGTTTTCAGGGACTTTCAGTTCAGACAGGACCCATAATCTGATTGTCAGGCTACGCCACAATGTGATAAGGACTGGACTCCGCAATATTAGCATTGCATACTCTCGGATTTCCCTTGCTGATGTAGCTAGAAAACTGAGATTGGACTCACCGAATCCTGTGGCTGATGCAGAGAGCATAGTAGCCAAAGCCATTAGAGATGGGGCAATAGATGCAACTATAGATCATTCTAACGGATGGGTGGTCTCCAAGGAGACCGGGGATGTCTACTCCACCAATGAACCACAGATTGCATTCAATTCGAGGATTGCCTTCTGCCTCAACATGCATAATGAAGCTGTGAGAGCACTGAGGTTCCCACCAAACTCCAACAAGGAGAAAGAAAGTGAAGAGACGAGACGGGAGAGGCAACAGCAAGAGCAGGAGCTTGCTAAGCATATTGCAGAGGAAGATGACGATGATTTTTAG
- the LOC135638248 gene encoding uncharacterized protein LOC135638248, whose amino-acid sequence MEIKATASAMVLLLLLAWCCNVHVEAQVPIPAKIDGFVYRGAPVWGHSVVVEAFFDPLCPDSRDSWPPLKKALRHYSDRLSVVVHPFALPYHSNAFIACRALHIANKLNASSTYPLLELFFKFQEKYYNQPTYNLPRASIIKDMARLAVAAIGKNSLSTFLSGFNDTRTDSATRISFRYGCSRGVTGTPFFFVNGMPLSQSGSELAYKEWRSIIDPLLERQI is encoded by the exons ATGGAGATTAAGGCTACTGCATCGGCCATGGTGCTGCTCCTCCTCCTTGCTTGGTGCTGCAACGTTCATGTTGAAGCACAGGTGCCGATCCCAGCTAAGATTGATGGGTTTGTGTACAGAGGAGCTCCTGTTTGGGGGCACTCAGTGGTGGTGGAAGCCTTCTTTGATCCTTTATGCCCTGACAGCAGAGACTCATGGCCGCCACTGAAGAAAGCCCTGCGCCACTACTCTGATCGCCTCTCGGTCGTGGTCCACCCCTTCGCACTGCC TTACCACAGCAATGCTTTTATTGCTTGTCGCGCACTTCACATTGCCAATAAGCTCAACGCATCCTCAACATACCCACTGCTGGAGCTCTTCTTCAAGTTTCAG GAAAAGTACTATAACCAGCCAACTTATAATCTGCCAAGAGCTTCCATAATCAAAGACATGGCTCGGCTAGCGGTTGCAGCTATCGGCAAGAACTCATTGTCGACATTCCTATCTGGTTTTAATGACACAAGAACTGACTCTGCAACAAGGATTTCCTTCAGG TATGGATGCTCAAGGGGAGTGACGGGCACACCTTTCTTCTTTGTCAATGGAATGCCTCTATCTCAGTCTGGCTCAGAACTGGCTTACAAGGAATGGAGAAGCATTATTGATCCACTTCTAGAGAGGCAAATTTAG
- the LOC135638395 gene encoding E3 ubiquitin-protein ligase ATL23-like, with protein sequence MLLLFLFVALFLVCFGMGVVFMVYMCMLWSSMLRNGEGNKSGKGLSTAELERLGGEADGGAVAGQECAMCLEDIEAGQAARVLPECRHAFHRLCADRWLSAHPDCPLCRAQLHPPPPPPPPPPLAPPSVPVHVVVAA encoded by the coding sequence ATGTTACTGCTGTTTCTGTTCGTCGCCCTGTTCTTGGTGTGCTTCGGGATGGGCGTGGTGTTCATGGTGTACATGTGCATGCTGTGGTCGTCGATGCTGCGGAACGGGGAGGGGAACAAGAGCGGGAAGGGGCTGTCCACAGCGGAGCTGGAGCGGCTGGGCGGGGAGGCGGACGGGGGGGCGGTGGCCGGCCAGGAGTGCGCGATGTGCCTGGAGGACATCGAGGCGGGACAGGCGGCGCGGGTGCTGCCCGAATGCCGGCACGCCTTCCACCGCCTCTGCGCCGACCGGTGGCTCTCGGCGCACCCGGACTGCCCCCTCTGCCGCGCCCAACTccaccctcctcctccccctccccctccgccTCCCTTGGCTCCGCCTTCGGTCCCCGTGCACGTGGTCGTGGCTGCATGA